The following coding sequences lie in one Thalassoglobus polymorphus genomic window:
- a CDS encoding [protein-PII] uridylyltransferase family protein: protein MRLLLTASDEELTGLVELISFVGLEDPVDGLLGLRSIAESPQQLKSLGEILPSLLYSLSETADPDRSLRNFQRFLNAIDNREQMIQAFVKSPRSIEILTRLFVGSQFLTEILLRHPEYLNRLTQYKRLAEFKSREDFLKDAEASLTSSDSLNDLKIHLRTFQQWEILRIAACDTFRLMDLKTVTLQLSSLADAIVQIALKEILRIEQLKASDFTVIAFGKLGGLELNYSSDIDLVFLCEEQPDRLASIGQKLIQVLSDFTPKGFLYRVDMRLRPWGSSGPLVTTADAYSAYYKNNAELWERQATLKARTIAGNLQLGYEVLERVKKKAFSADPEVVRESVRAMKDQIEEKISSQFRTRHGVKGGPGGIRDIEFLVQYLQFIHGNELPHIRRVGTLESLIYLSEANLLHAQEYRTLSSAYVMLRTVEHSLQLMHNQPEYFLPESKRELNYLARRLDFPNSELFLKQYANQTKAVKEIFDKHLRQRRDQQPAAPEAATPSSINSSHETKSFDAPALQMQLSDSNVVAMEVRTTGESEHKLCLVGYHHIGEVPIFCGLLLVYGFDIISGTSETIRSTASEQSVFVNRFRVRATSGQSLQENDVWSQFKTELNALLKLSLAGNVLAAQKELVQRLAETIPSQPDLSEPLLPVEISIEQDEKSNSTILNIQGEDVPGFLFELTNAISVNGYSINRMTVESDGTHAIDTLWIEEPNGNTALDEVQRNHLRATIVLIKHFTHFLPHAPNSEKALLHFRDLLTNLFEQEDWIDQMQRLQQPDVLKAIAKLLGFSEFLWEDFLRLQHHNLFPVVTDLSGLQHPRTREELSKELSEKIRDVAPTQRRKVLNEFKDRAMMRVDMRHILELQSEFGMFSRELTAVAETVVEAAVELCLSRLHSKYGRPENDRGEQAQFSLCALGKCGGSELGYASDIELMFLYDHEGHTSGPQRISNAEFFQRLVEQFQKSIYSREKRIFEIDLRLRPYGNAGSLAVSQKVFENYFSLDGPAWPYERQALVKLRPIAGDQTYGNEIVDLRDRLIYTGKPFDLSAMRAIREKQIRQLVKPGTFHAKLSPGGLVDCEYLIQGLQMTFGHLSKEIREPNTRLAMKGLEQQGILSSDQRVKLRDAYRFLRRLIDGMRMVRGDASDLTIPHHETEQFEFLAKRLGFKQKDLHSEIELQTFAVREFIPQFEQLIGSTNRPR from the coding sequence GTGAGATTGTTGCTCACGGCAAGTGACGAAGAGTTGACCGGACTGGTTGAACTTATCTCATTTGTTGGCTTGGAAGATCCAGTTGACGGACTACTCGGGCTGAGATCGATCGCTGAGTCGCCTCAACAGTTGAAGTCGCTTGGAGAGATACTTCCATCGCTGTTGTACTCCTTATCCGAAACAGCCGATCCCGATCGATCACTGCGAAACTTTCAAAGGTTTCTCAACGCGATTGATAATCGCGAACAAATGATTCAAGCGTTCGTCAAAAGCCCACGTTCGATCGAAATCCTGACTCGCCTCTTTGTCGGAAGCCAGTTTCTCACTGAGATTTTGTTACGTCATCCTGAATACCTGAATCGCCTCACGCAGTACAAACGCCTTGCCGAATTCAAAAGTCGAGAGGACTTTTTAAAAGACGCTGAGGCAAGCCTCACAAGCTCTGATTCGCTTAATGATCTAAAAATCCATTTGCGGACATTTCAGCAATGGGAAATTCTTCGCATTGCTGCTTGTGACACATTTCGTTTGATGGACTTAAAAACCGTCACGCTGCAACTCTCGTCCCTTGCAGATGCGATCGTACAAATCGCCTTGAAAGAAATTTTGCGAATCGAACAACTGAAAGCCTCTGACTTCACAGTCATTGCTTTCGGAAAACTGGGAGGCCTGGAACTTAATTACAGCTCTGATATCGACTTAGTCTTTCTTTGCGAGGAGCAGCCAGATCGACTCGCAAGTATCGGTCAGAAATTGATACAGGTTCTTTCGGATTTTACCCCCAAGGGGTTTCTCTACCGAGTCGATATGCGACTGCGACCATGGGGGAGTTCTGGTCCTTTGGTAACCACTGCTGACGCCTATTCAGCTTACTATAAAAACAACGCAGAATTGTGGGAGCGACAAGCGACCCTGAAAGCGAGAACAATTGCAGGGAACCTTCAGCTTGGCTACGAAGTACTTGAACGAGTGAAGAAGAAGGCATTCAGCGCAGATCCGGAAGTGGTGCGAGAGTCCGTCCGAGCGATGAAAGACCAAATCGAAGAGAAGATCTCAAGTCAATTCCGAACTCGTCACGGCGTCAAAGGTGGACCAGGTGGAATCCGTGATATTGAATTTCTTGTTCAGTATCTTCAATTCATTCACGGAAACGAATTGCCTCATATTCGTCGAGTCGGGACGCTCGAAAGTTTGATCTACCTTTCCGAAGCAAACTTGCTTCATGCTCAGGAATACCGAACCTTAAGCTCCGCATATGTGATGCTGCGAACAGTCGAACACTCGCTGCAATTGATGCATAACCAACCCGAATATTTTTTACCTGAGTCGAAACGTGAGTTGAACTACCTGGCTCGTCGACTCGATTTCCCGAATTCAGAACTGTTTTTGAAACAGTATGCAAACCAAACGAAAGCTGTCAAAGAGATTTTTGACAAACATCTGCGACAACGGAGAGACCAGCAGCCGGCTGCTCCTGAAGCTGCCACACCCTCTTCGATAAACTCATCGCACGAAACAAAATCGTTCGACGCCCCTGCTCTTCAAATGCAGTTGAGCGACTCCAACGTCGTCGCGATGGAAGTCCGCACTACGGGTGAATCCGAACACAAGCTATGCCTCGTCGGCTACCACCATATCGGCGAAGTCCCCATCTTTTGTGGGCTGTTGCTCGTCTATGGTTTCGACATCATCTCTGGAACATCTGAAACGATTCGCTCTACTGCGAGCGAACAATCTGTCTTCGTCAATCGCTTTCGTGTCAGAGCAACATCCGGACAATCGCTTCAAGAGAATGACGTTTGGAGCCAGTTTAAAACAGAATTGAACGCGCTGCTCAAACTCTCACTCGCCGGAAATGTTCTCGCCGCTCAGAAAGAACTGGTGCAACGACTCGCTGAAACCATTCCGTCTCAACCAGATCTCTCCGAACCGTTGCTGCCTGTAGAAATTTCCATCGAGCAAGATGAGAAATCGAATTCGACGATTTTAAATATTCAAGGTGAAGATGTCCCGGGGTTCTTGTTCGAATTGACCAACGCCATCTCCGTCAATGGGTATTCGATCAATCGGATGACTGTTGAATCTGACGGGACACACGCCATTGATACGCTTTGGATTGAAGAGCCAAATGGAAATACTGCTCTTGATGAGGTTCAACGAAATCACCTTCGTGCCACAATTGTGCTCATCAAACATTTCACACATTTCCTGCCACATGCCCCCAACTCTGAGAAGGCACTCCTACACTTCCGTGATTTGCTAACCAACCTTTTTGAGCAAGAGGACTGGATTGATCAAATGCAACGCCTTCAACAACCGGACGTCTTGAAGGCGATCGCAAAACTCTTAGGGTTCAGCGAATTTCTTTGGGAAGATTTTCTCCGCTTGCAGCATCACAATTTATTTCCAGTTGTGACGGACCTCTCAGGCCTGCAGCATCCAAGAACCCGAGAAGAGTTGTCGAAAGAACTTTCGGAAAAAATCAGAGATGTTGCACCAACTCAGAGACGCAAGGTTTTGAATGAGTTCAAAGACCGGGCCATGATGCGCGTCGACATGCGGCACATTCTTGAATTGCAATCTGAGTTTGGAATGTTCTCGCGAGAACTGACAGCTGTAGCTGAGACAGTCGTCGAAGCAGCTGTCGAACTTTGCCTGTCTCGGCTTCATTCCAAGTACGGTCGCCCGGAAAACGACCGGGGAGAGCAAGCTCAGTTCTCTCTTTGTGCGTTGGGAAAATGCGGGGGTTCTGAGCTCGGCTACGCTTCTGATATCGAGTTGATGTTTCTCTACGATCACGAGGGCCATACAAGTGGCCCACAACGAATCTCCAATGCGGAATTCTTTCAGCGACTCGTCGAACAATTCCAGAAGTCGATCTACAGTCGGGAAAAAAGAATCTTCGAAATAGACCTGCGACTGAGACCATACGGAAATGCGGGAAGCCTGGCTGTCTCTCAAAAAGTATTTGAAAACTACTTCAGCCTGGATGGACCTGCATGGCCATATGAACGACAGGCTTTGGTCAAGCTGCGCCCGATTGCCGGGGACCAAACTTACGGTAATGAGATCGTCGACCTGCGAGACCGACTCATTTACACCGGCAAGCCTTTTGACCTTTCTGCGATGCGAGCAATTCGAGAGAAGCAAATTCGTCAACTTGTGAAACCGGGAACTTTTCATGCCAAGTTAAGCCCGGGAGGGTTAGTTGACTGCGAGTATCTCATTCAAGGGCTACAGATGACATTCGGGCATCTCTCCAAAGAGATTCGCGAACCGAACACCCGCCTGGCGATGAAAGGGCTGGAACAGCAGGGAATTCTCTCTTCAGACCAGCGAGTCAAACTCCGAGACGCCTACCGATTTTTAAGGCGACTCATTGACGGAATGCGAATGGTTCGCGGAGACGCCAGCGACCTCACGATTCCGCATCACGAAACTGAACAGTTTGAGTTTCTCGCCAAAAGGCTGGGCTTCAAACAGAAGGACCTCCACAGCGAAATTGAACTACAAACATTCGCGGTCAGAGAGTTCATCCCTCAGTTTGAACAGCTAATCGGTTCCACTAATCGACCCCGTTAG
- a CDS encoding aldose 1-epimerase family protein, with translation MEHVEYQTVHSGKTPVEWAIRKGQFKEGLSAGVEVVEIQSGDFSFHVFPTRGMGVWQAKLGEKRIGWDSPVRNPVHPAFVNAKSRNGLGWLDGFNELMCRCGLSFNGPPGQDEKMASSIESDLTLHGKVANIPAHSVKFIADENGEIGVSGIVDETTLFGPQLQLTSRITMKLGEKSFTIRDQITNLGSASTELEILYHTNFGSPILEEGAKLTIPASQVVPNSPRSAEDVQEYRTYLAPTQGYTEQVYFMEPLADANGNSVALLESRSGDYGVSLEFKKEQLPCFSQWKCTQALQDGYVTGFEPGTNFPNFKSFERAQGRVIDLQPGATYDVELTLAVHPNSKEVTSVRDRIAKIQGDSTPEICPQPVSPYSSIR, from the coding sequence ATGGAACACGTTGAATATCAAACAGTTCACTCTGGGAAAACTCCAGTAGAATGGGCAATCCGCAAAGGCCAATTCAAGGAGGGGCTTTCCGCAGGTGTGGAAGTTGTTGAGATTCAATCGGGGGACTTCTCGTTCCATGTTTTTCCAACGCGTGGAATGGGGGTCTGGCAGGCGAAACTGGGCGAGAAGAGAATCGGCTGGGACTCCCCAGTTCGTAACCCTGTCCATCCAGCTTTCGTCAACGCCAAGAGCCGCAATGGTCTAGGCTGGCTTGATGGATTCAATGAACTGATGTGCCGCTGTGGCCTCTCTTTTAACGGTCCTCCCGGCCAAGATGAAAAGATGGCCAGCTCAATTGAATCTGATTTGACGCTCCATGGAAAAGTGGCCAACATCCCGGCTCACTCAGTCAAGTTTATTGCAGACGAGAACGGAGAAATCGGCGTTTCTGGAATTGTCGATGAGACAACACTCTTTGGCCCACAGTTGCAATTGACATCTCGAATTACGATGAAGCTTGGCGAAAAGTCATTCACAATTCGAGATCAAATCACAAACCTGGGATCTGCTTCGACCGAGTTGGAAATCCTGTATCACACCAATTTCGGAAGTCCCATTCTGGAAGAGGGAGCGAAGTTGACGATCCCGGCATCGCAGGTTGTTCCAAACAGTCCTCGATCAGCAGAGGATGTTCAGGAGTATCGAACCTATCTTGCCCCCACTCAAGGTTACACCGAACAGGTGTACTTCATGGAACCACTCGCAGATGCCAACGGAAATTCTGTTGCACTTTTGGAATCCCGAAGCGGCGACTATGGAGTGAGCCTGGAATTCAAAAAAGAACAACTTCCCTGCTTCTCGCAATGGAAATGCACACAGGCACTGCAAGACGGGTATGTGACAGGATTCGAACCGGGCACAAACTTCCCGAATTTCAAATCCTTTGAACGAGCACAAGGACGCGTGATCGACCTCCAACCAGGAGCGACCTACGATGTCGAATTAACGCTGGCAGTCCACCCAAACTCAAAGGAAGTGACAAGCGTTCGTGACCGAATTGCAAAAATCCAGGGAGATTCAACTCCAGAAATCTGCCCACAACCTGTCTCACCATACTCCTCGATTCGCTAG
- a CDS encoding glycosyltransferase family 2 protein: MDNQQNFHDDAPAYSLEWYNTLKNVLGEAGCRQLGIYALPDDYVLSVVIPIYNERNTLPDLLDKVREVPIRKEIVLIDDCSQDGTRELLQEYSERDWNDPLNSISVHFHDVNKGKGAAVTTGFSKATGDAVIIQDADLEYDPSEIPRLLQPIVDGRADVVFGSRFLGDQPHRVLYFWHYAGNKFLTLLSNCFTNLNLTDMETCYKVFNRETIQALWPKLQQQRFGIEPEMTAKVAKMGCRIFEMSVSYNGRTYEQGKKIGVRDGFNALYCIVRYGLF, translated from the coding sequence ATGGATAACCAGCAAAATTTTCACGATGACGCACCTGCCTATTCACTGGAATGGTACAACACGCTTAAGAATGTGTTGGGAGAAGCTGGCTGCCGGCAACTCGGGATCTATGCTCTCCCGGACGACTATGTCCTCTCCGTTGTTATCCCGATTTACAACGAACGAAATACGCTTCCGGATTTGCTTGATAAAGTACGTGAAGTGCCGATTCGCAAAGAAATCGTGTTGATCGATGATTGCAGCCAGGACGGGACTCGTGAACTGTTGCAAGAGTACTCAGAACGAGACTGGAATGATCCCCTGAATTCGATCTCGGTCCATTTCCATGATGTGAATAAAGGCAAAGGAGCTGCGGTCACGACTGGCTTCTCGAAGGCGACAGGCGATGCCGTCATCATTCAGGATGCCGATCTTGAGTATGATCCATCAGAAATTCCGCGGTTGCTGCAACCGATCGTGGATGGTCGAGCAGATGTTGTTTTTGGGAGTCGCTTTCTCGGTGATCAGCCACACCGCGTACTCTATTTCTGGCACTACGCCGGCAACAAGTTCCTGACACTCCTCTCAAACTGCTTCACCAATCTGAATCTGACCGACATGGAAACCTGCTACAAGGTCTTCAATAGAGAAACGATCCAGGCTCTCTGGCCGAAACTGCAACAGCAACGATTCGGGATCGAACCAGAGATGACCGCCAAGGTTGCCAAGATGGGGTGTCGTATTTTTGAAATGTCCGTTAGTTACAATGGACGAACATACGAACAAGGCAAGAAAATCGGTGTCCGTGACGGCTTCAACGCCCTCTACTGCATTGTTCGCTACGGACTGTTTTAG
- a CDS encoding 6-phosphofructokinase — MKVACLTGGGDCPGLNAVIRGLVRTIHNAGGQTIGLLEGWRGAIEGNFIELDPMKTDEILPVGGTILGSSRTNPYKEPGLAEEVVKTFKKLDLDCLVAIGGDDTLGVASKLYSDFNLPTIGCPKTIDNDLSSTDFTFGFDTCLNTVQDAVDKLRTTAESHRRVMVVEVMGRHAGWITCFAGIACSADAILVPEEEVDLDAVCQRLKDRRAAGKTYGIVMVSEGAKLKGDEFITKDAEVDDFGHVSLGGIGKRVAKLIEEKTGIETRDVTLGHLQRGGSPSAYDRVLGTRLGIHAARLANNGDFGKMVALRGLHIVAVPLEEAVGTMRTLYPEFMDEAREFLT; from the coding sequence ATGAAAGTTGCATGTTTAACGGGTGGAGGAGATTGCCCAGGATTAAACGCGGTCATCCGTGGACTCGTTCGGACAATCCATAACGCTGGCGGCCAAACCATCGGCCTTCTCGAAGGTTGGAGAGGCGCAATCGAAGGAAATTTCATCGAGTTAGACCCGATGAAAACAGATGAAATCCTGCCTGTTGGTGGAACAATCCTTGGTTCATCAAGAACCAACCCATACAAAGAGCCGGGACTCGCTGAGGAAGTCGTCAAAACTTTCAAAAAATTGGACCTCGACTGCCTTGTCGCAATTGGTGGCGATGACACACTCGGTGTTGCGAGCAAACTTTACAGTGACTTCAACCTGCCAACTATCGGTTGCCCCAAAACAATCGACAACGATCTCAGCAGTACCGATTTCACATTCGGTTTCGACACATGCCTGAATACCGTTCAGGATGCCGTCGACAAACTCCGCACCACAGCGGAGTCACACCGACGGGTGATGGTCGTCGAAGTCATGGGACGGCACGCAGGTTGGATTACCTGTTTCGCAGGCATCGCCTGTTCTGCCGATGCGATTTTGGTTCCGGAAGAAGAAGTGGACCTCGATGCCGTTTGCCAACGGCTCAAAGATCGACGCGCTGCCGGAAAAACTTACGGCATTGTGATGGTCAGCGAAGGAGCCAAGCTTAAAGGCGACGAGTTCATCACGAAAGATGCAGAAGTTGATGATTTCGGCCACGTCAGCCTGGGCGGAATTGGAAAACGTGTCGCGAAACTGATCGAAGAGAAAACAGGCATCGAAACTCGCGACGTCACACTCGGCCACCTCCAACGTGGTGGTTCACCAAGTGCATACGACCGCGTCTTGGGAACAAGACTCGGAATTCACGCCGCCCGATTAGCCAACAACGGTGATTTCGGAAAAATGGTCGCCCTACGCGGACTCCACATCGTCGCAGTTCCACTAGAAGAAGCTGTTGGCACTATGCGAACACTTTACCCAGAGTTCATGGACGAAGCTCGCGAGTTCTTGACCTAG
- the accC gene encoding acetyl-CoA carboxylase biotin carboxylase subunit → MFQRILIANRGEIALRVIRACQEMGIGTVAIFSEADRGAHYLDLADEAICIGPASSTDSYLKIEHIIAAAELGEAQAIHPGYGFLAENADFAEQCRDSDIEFIGPPHEAMRKLGDKVEARQIAIEAEVPVVPGSDGLITSDEEALRVANEIGYPILIKATAGGGGKGIRPAFDESMLLTELKAASAEAEKAFKNAGVYIEKFVQKPRHVEVQVIADQHGNVVHLWERDCTMQRKHQKLIEESPAPNLPLETRESICEAATRLIKNAGYYNAGTVEFIVDENNDYYFIEVNARIQVEHPVTEMVTGIDLIQQQIRVAAGEKLSFAQEEILCNGCSIEVRINAEDPDQNFRGCPGLIEDLRIPGGLGVRFDSHVYAGYTISPYYDSMIGKLIVHKPTREEAIACLLRALNEFQINGPGIKTTIPLAKKILNHPVFKSGQGDTKFVERTW, encoded by the coding sequence ATGTTTCAGCGGATTCTCATTGCCAATCGTGGCGAAATCGCACTTCGAGTCATTCGTGCCTGTCAGGAAATGGGGATTGGGACTGTTGCCATCTTCAGTGAGGCAGATCGTGGTGCCCATTACCTGGATCTCGCTGATGAAGCGATATGCATCGGTCCCGCATCTTCGACCGACAGCTACCTGAAAATCGAGCACATCATTGCTGCCGCCGAATTAGGCGAAGCACAGGCGATCCACCCCGGATATGGATTCCTGGCGGAGAACGCAGACTTTGCGGAGCAGTGCCGAGATTCCGATATCGAATTTATCGGGCCTCCGCATGAAGCGATGCGCAAACTGGGCGATAAGGTCGAAGCACGGCAGATCGCGATCGAAGCTGAGGTCCCCGTTGTCCCAGGTAGCGACGGGCTGATCACCAGTGATGAAGAGGCTTTACGTGTCGCCAATGAGATCGGCTACCCCATTCTCATCAAAGCGACAGCAGGAGGAGGCGGAAAAGGGATTCGTCCGGCATTTGACGAATCAATGCTTCTGACTGAACTCAAAGCAGCCTCTGCAGAAGCGGAGAAAGCGTTCAAAAACGCCGGAGTTTATATTGAGAAGTTCGTGCAGAAGCCTCGACACGTTGAAGTTCAGGTGATCGCCGATCAACACGGAAACGTGGTTCACCTCTGGGAACGCGACTGCACGATGCAGCGGAAGCATCAGAAACTGATTGAAGAAAGCCCTGCCCCGAACCTCCCACTTGAGACCCGCGAAAGCATTTGCGAAGCCGCCACACGGCTGATCAAAAATGCCGGATACTATAATGCAGGAACTGTGGAATTCATCGTCGATGAAAACAATGACTATTACTTCATCGAAGTGAATGCCCGTATCCAAGTGGAACATCCCGTCACCGAGATGGTCACGGGAATCGATCTCATCCAACAACAGATTCGAGTCGCTGCTGGCGAGAAACTCTCCTTCGCTCAGGAAGAAATTCTTTGCAACGGATGTTCCATCGAAGTCCGCATCAACGCAGAAGACCCGGATCAAAACTTCCGTGGCTGCCCTGGACTCATTGAGGATTTAAGAATCCCCGGCGGTTTGGGAGTCCGTTTTGATTCACATGTTTACGCTGGCTACACGATCAGCCCGTATTACGATTCAATGATCGGAAAGCTGATTGTTCATAAACCAACACGTGAAGAAGCCATCGCCTGCCTGCTTCGTGCGCTCAATGAATTCCAGATTAACGGCCCCGGCATCAAAACTACGATCCCCCTGGCCAAGAAGATTTTGAACCACCCAGTATTCAAAAGTGGTCAAGGTGACACAAAATTCGTCGAGCGAACTTGGTAA
- the accB gene encoding acetyl-CoA carboxylase biotin carboxyl carrier protein, whose amino-acid sequence MAREAKSDSTGFDIDGLRQLMELMEKHDVTELKLHQGEAKYLLRRGPQGVMPVPAAAPIATQAPPIAATPVAAASSSAGTDAPAANDGLIEINSPTVGTFYQSPTPGDPAFVKVGDQVTKETVVCIVEAMKVFNQIPADTSGTIAKVLLKDGDPVQYGQALFLVKPN is encoded by the coding sequence ATGGCTCGCGAAGCGAAGTCGGACTCAACAGGATTCGATATCGACGGGCTGCGGCAGTTGATGGAGCTCATGGAAAAACATGATGTTACTGAACTGAAGCTGCACCAGGGAGAAGCAAAATATCTCCTACGGCGCGGTCCGCAAGGTGTCATGCCCGTGCCCGCAGCGGCTCCGATTGCGACTCAGGCTCCCCCGATTGCAGCAACTCCTGTCGCTGCAGCATCGAGTTCAGCAGGAACAGACGCTCCCGCTGCAAACGATGGTCTAATCGAGATCAACAGCCCAACCGTGGGAACATTTTATCAGTCCCCCACTCCCGGTGATCCTGCATTCGTCAAGGTGGGAGATCAAGTCACTAAGGAAACAGTTGTCTGCATCGTAGAAGCGATGAAAGTTTTCAACCAAATCCCTGCTGACACATCAGGAACCATCGCCAAAGTATTGCTCAAAGACGGAGACCCCGTTCAGTATGGGCAGGCCTTGTTCCTTGTGAAACCGAACTAG